One region of Priestia megaterium genomic DNA includes:
- a CDS encoding shikimate kinase translates to MQPPIILIGPICAGKTTVGEKVAQKLSIPQCSMDEVRFSYYEEIGFSKETQQDIREKQGFQGMYAYWKPFEAYAVKRILEEYKHAVIDFGAGHSVYEDMGLFQQVEKILKPYQSLFLLLPSADKEESIQLLHQRLQQITDDEDVFKLNKHFVTHPSNELLAKQTIYTKEKSADTVAKEIISSISKE, encoded by the coding sequence ATGCAACCCCCTATTATTCTCATTGGACCTATATGCGCGGGTAAAACGACGGTTGGTGAAAAAGTAGCGCAAAAACTAAGTATTCCTCAGTGCTCAATGGACGAAGTGCGATTTTCTTACTACGAGGAAATAGGTTTCAGCAAAGAAACACAGCAGGACATTCGAGAAAAACAAGGGTTTCAGGGTATGTACGCCTATTGGAAGCCGTTTGAAGCCTATGCCGTTAAAAGAATACTAGAAGAGTACAAACATGCGGTCATTGATTTTGGCGCCGGTCACTCGGTCTACGAAGACATGGGACTGTTTCAGCAAGTAGAAAAGATATTAAAACCTTATCAGTCTCTATTTTTATTGCTTCCCAGTGCTGATAAAGAAGAGTCCATACAACTATTACATCAAAGACTGCAGCAAATAACGGATGATGAAGATGTTTTTAAGCTTAACAAACATTTTGTAACGCATCCGTCAAATGAGCTGCTGGCAAAGCAAACAATTTACACAAAGGAAAAGTCGGCAGATACAGTAGCAAAAGAAATTATTTCATCTATATCGAAGGAGTGA
- a CDS encoding NucA/NucB deoxyribonuclease domain-containing protein yields MKKIVSGILILVIAVIVMIEGNPLEQNSSTNTSYDEVITFPADRYPETAAHIQHAIDKGKSAVCTIDRDGAEENRRESLKGIPTKSGYDRDEFPMAFCEEGGSGADIEYVKPSDNRGAGSWISHQVDEFPDGTKVLIEVK; encoded by the coding sequence TTGAAAAAAATTGTTTCTGGTATTTTAATTTTAGTAATAGCCGTTATTGTTATGATTGAAGGAAATCCGTTAGAGCAGAACTCTTCAACGAATACCTCCTACGATGAAGTCATTACCTTCCCTGCTGATCGTTACCCTGAAACTGCAGCGCACATTCAACATGCAATCGATAAAGGAAAATCGGCTGTTTGTACAATCGATCGAGACGGTGCTGAAGAAAACCGCCGTGAGTCTTTAAAAGGCATTCCGACTAAAAGCGGCTATGACCGAGATGAGTTTCCGATGGCCTTTTGTGAAGAAGGCGGAAGCGGTGCAGATATTGAATATGTAAAGCCTTCAGACAACCGAGGCGCCGGGTCTTGGATTTCACATCAAGTAGATGAGTTTCCAGACGGTACGAAGGTTTTAATTGAAGTGAAGTAA
- the fsa gene encoding fructose-6-phosphate aldolase, with amino-acid sequence MKFFIDTANLDDIKKAYKVGVLSGVTTNPSLVAKEGVKFEDRIEEILKTVPEVESVSAEVTPDAETAEDMIAQAEELIKINGGDQNITIKLPMTIAGLEATRYLAKKGVKTNVTLIFTVNQALLAARAGATYVSPFLGRLDDISEDGVQLVAKIAELFRIQNIDSQIIAASVRHPDHVTRVALAGAHIATIPYSVIEQLVKHPLTEQGIEKFAADWKNAVQN; translated from the coding sequence ATGAAATTTTTTATTGATACTGCAAACCTTGACGATATTAAAAAAGCATACAAAGTGGGCGTTTTATCTGGCGTCACAACAAACCCTTCTCTTGTTGCAAAAGAAGGCGTAAAGTTTGAAGATCGTATTGAAGAAATTTTAAAAACCGTTCCAGAAGTAGAATCCGTTTCAGCAGAAGTGACGCCGGATGCCGAAACAGCAGAAGACATGATTGCGCAAGCAGAAGAACTAATCAAAATTAACGGCGGGGACCAAAATATTACGATTAAGCTTCCAATGACAATCGCTGGATTAGAAGCGACTCGCTACCTTGCTAAAAAAGGTGTAAAAACAAACGTAACGCTTATTTTCACTGTAAACCAAGCGCTTTTAGCAGCTCGTGCAGGTGCAACATATGTATCTCCGTTCCTTGGTCGCCTTGATGATATTTCTGAAGACGGCGTGCAGCTTGTGGCTAAAATTGCCGAGCTGTTCCGCATTCAAAATATCGACTCTCAAATCATTGCGGCTTCTGTAAGACATCCGGATCACGTTACACGCGTAGCCCTTGCCGGAGCTCATATTGCAACTATTCCATATTCAGTAATCGAGCAGCTTGTCAAACATCCTTTAACCGAACAAGGAATTGAAAAGTTTGCGGCTGATTGGAAAAACGCTGTTCAAAACTAA
- a CDS encoding TetR/AcrR family transcriptional regulator, whose translation MPKVREGYAEKKKQEILEAAKRVCKSKPVHDVAMRDIVLEAGMSQGGVYKYFSNLDEVFVGLLNQESVSYKVKDKIEALLQTKKDSFEMLHDFIMYIGEHIQESMTAGGEIYFELVALYSKDPQRFMKIENQLVEVSNLKYIQKKLHDFITEQIEVKNFSPAVPTDDLLAFMATTINGITQNPAPVYNVDEQKQVAEEANVERHINTLSVAVRKLLGE comes from the coding sequence ATGCCAAAAGTAAGGGAAGGATACGCTGAAAAAAAGAAGCAAGAGATTTTAGAAGCAGCCAAAAGAGTATGCAAGAGCAAACCGGTGCATGATGTAGCCATGCGAGATATCGTTTTGGAAGCTGGAATGAGTCAAGGAGGCGTGTACAAATATTTTTCAAACCTTGATGAAGTATTTGTCGGACTTCTTAATCAAGAAAGCGTCAGCTATAAAGTAAAAGATAAAATTGAAGCCCTGCTTCAGACAAAGAAAGACTCCTTTGAAATGCTGCATGATTTCATTATGTATATTGGAGAGCATATCCAGGAATCAATGACAGCAGGAGGAGAAATTTACTTTGAACTAGTAGCATTGTATTCAAAAGACCCTCAGCGTTTTATGAAAATTGAAAATCAGCTAGTTGAAGTATCAAACCTTAAATATATTCAAAAAAAGCTTCACGACTTTATTACGGAACAAATAGAAGTAAAGAATTTCTCTCCGGCTGTACCAACAGATGATCTGCTAGCTTTTATGGCTACAACGATTAATGGAATTACACAAAATCCAGCGCCGGTTTACAACGTCGATGAACAGAAACAAGTTGCAGAAGAGGCAAACGTAGAACGTCATATCAATACGCTGTCAGTAGCTGTCCGAAAGCTGTTAGGTGAATAA
- a CDS encoding GNAT family N-acetyltransferase, producing MIKLIGEKVLLREATQEDVNTLYYWKYEEKKQEAKKWNAPYIPDRKLTKEKYMNSWEEEYEIYPSVPRMLAVIIDEIAVGTVNCYWVDKRTNWMETGIVIYDSDYWSGGYGSEAYGMWIDFLFEFTPLHRLGMSTWSGNIRMIKTAAKIGMKEEARIREARIVNGEYFDSVKMGILRREWNKKMKQEL from the coding sequence ATGATAAAATTAATAGGAGAAAAAGTGTTATTAAGAGAAGCGACACAGGAAGATGTTAATACGCTCTATTACTGGAAATACGAAGAGAAAAAACAAGAAGCGAAAAAATGGAATGCTCCGTACATACCAGATCGAAAGCTGACGAAAGAAAAGTATATGAATTCATGGGAAGAAGAGTATGAGATTTATCCATCAGTTCCCCGAATGCTTGCGGTTATTATTGATGAAATAGCTGTAGGAACGGTGAACTGTTACTGGGTGGACAAACGTACAAACTGGATGGAAACTGGAATTGTCATTTACGATTCAGACTATTGGAGCGGAGGATATGGATCAGAAGCTTATGGAATGTGGATCGACTTTTTATTTGAGTTTACACCTTTGCATAGACTCGGCATGTCTACGTGGTCAGGCAATATCAGAATGATCAAAACAGCGGCAAAAATAGGTATGAAAGAAGAAGCAAGAATCAGAGAAGCACGTATCGTAAACGGTGAATATTTTGATAGCGTCAAAATGGGAATTCTGCGAAGAGAATGGAACAAAAAGATGAAGCAGGAGCTCTAA
- a CDS encoding glycosyltransferase: MLITMLTTGTRGDTQPFMALGLELKKKGYRVRIAASEAYQNFIESYGFEYAMLRGDVSKIIESGAADDAINADNPLKFFSSLKNEKMMGMMINIQEDLHKACKGADAIVYHPGAAIGYFAAKEMNIPSILASPFPMTPTKDYPALIFYDRPRFGKIYNKLTHRIFEWGFWKVVSGPLKKYWVQQHGEGPEDFLCPYPKQRTAANPTIISSSPAVFSVSKDWPEHVHSYGNWFMDSDHSYEPEEKLERFLKNGEPPVYIGFGSIGDKKNAGETTALVIKALKLAGKRGIINIGGSGMNHTREIIEDILFVRDIPHEWLFPKMSAVVHHGGAGTTAEGLRAGVPSVIIPYGNDQFAWGRKIYELGAGAKAIPRKELTAEKLSAAISYTQVNEIQSKAQEIGKQIRAEQGAEKAAQVIINTLETFGNK; encoded by the coding sequence ATGCTTATTACGATGTTAACAACAGGAACTCGAGGAGACACCCAGCCTTTTATGGCTTTAGGATTAGAGTTAAAAAAGAAAGGATACCGTGTACGAATTGCCGCTTCAGAAGCTTACCAAAACTTCATAGAATCGTACGGGTTTGAATATGCCATGCTTCGAGGAGATGTTTCTAAAATTATAGAGAGCGGAGCAGCAGACGACGCAATTAATGCAGACAATCCTCTCAAATTTTTTTCAAGCTTAAAAAATGAAAAGATGATGGGTATGATGATTAATATACAAGAAGATTTGCACAAAGCATGCAAAGGAGCCGATGCAATTGTATATCATCCAGGTGCGGCAATTGGTTACTTTGCTGCTAAAGAGATGAATATACCAAGTATCTTAGCCAGCCCTTTTCCAATGACACCAACAAAAGACTATCCAGCTTTAATTTTTTATGATCGACCACGATTTGGAAAAATATACAATAAGCTGACGCATCGCATTTTTGAATGGGGATTTTGGAAAGTAGTAAGTGGTCCTTTAAAAAAATATTGGGTTCAGCAGCATGGAGAAGGACCTGAAGATTTTTTATGTCCGTACCCAAAGCAGCGTACAGCAGCTAACCCAACTATTATTTCATCAAGTCCCGCCGTATTTTCCGTATCTAAAGATTGGCCTGAACACGTTCATTCCTACGGAAATTGGTTTATGGACAGTGACCATAGCTATGAGCCGGAAGAGAAGCTGGAAAGATTTTTAAAGAATGGAGAACCGCCGGTTTATATTGGATTTGGAAGTATTGGGGATAAAAAAAACGCAGGCGAAACGACTGCTTTAGTGATTAAAGCCTTAAAACTTGCCGGGAAACGAGGTATCATCAATATAGGAGGAAGTGGAATGAATCATACGAGGGAGATAATAGAAGACATTTTATTTGTAAGAGATATCCCTCATGAGTGGCTGTTTCCTAAAATGTCTGCCGTTGTTCATCATGGAGGAGCGGGAACAACAGCCGAAGGCCTTCGAGCTGGCGTTCCAAGTGTTATTATTCCTTATGGAAATGACCAATTCGCTTGGGGAAGAAAAATTTATGAGCTGGGAGCTGGAGCAAAAGCCATTCCTAGAAAAGAATTGACGGCTGAAAAATTATCCGCAGCTATTTCCTATACGCAAGTTAATGAAATTCAATCCAAAGCACAAGAAATCGGAAAACAAATCCGAGCTGAACAAGGAGCCGAAAAAGCAGCTCAGGTGATTATTAATACACTCGAGACATTCGGGAATAAATAA
- a CDS encoding DUF1516 family protein yields MSFLDNLWQQLLPASWQLTLFIFFFVYILRYKQENKFSMQLHVLLKFLYAVILILNAVLFLVESQRDFLFYATLFMSILTIILMEFTLSAKKQNELDFISAVSCCVLPIFISLLELS; encoded by the coding sequence ATGAGTTTCTTGGACAATCTATGGCAGCAGTTACTTCCTGCCTCATGGCAATTAACTTTATTTATTTTCTTTTTTGTCTATATCTTGCGCTACAAACAAGAGAATAAATTCAGCATGCAGCTTCACGTGCTGCTTAAGTTTCTTTATGCCGTTATTTTGATTTTAAATGCGGTGTTGTTTTTAGTGGAAAGTCAGCGCGATTTTCTTTTTTATGCAACGCTTTTCATGAGTATCCTGACAATTATTTTGATGGAGTTCACGCTTTCTGCAAAAAAACAGAACGAGCTTGATTTTATTTCAGCCGTTTCTTGCTGTGTTCTTCCGATTTTTATTTCTTTACTTGAACTTAGTTAA
- the zwf gene encoding glucose-6-phosphate dehydrogenase, which translates to MEAMTFVLFGSTGDLAKRKIYPALYNLFVDGKIPKSISVVGLGRREMSDADFQEKVKESIHTFSRRVEKDSSLMQHFLSAFRYSPLDATNAEDYKKLLNLVEAREEERNIPSNRMFYLSVAPEFFGTIAEHIKDSGLGATKGWKRLIIEKPFGHDLQSARQLNENLSKAFKEEEIYRIDHYLGKSMVQNLEALEFANPILQSLWNNEHIANIQITASETVGVEERASYYDHSGAIRDMVQNHMLQMLMMAAMHLPARISADDIRNEKINVLKALRPLVKEDMDLDVVRGQYEAGKINGASVPSYINEPGVSPSSQTDTFLAARLYIDNSLWNGVPFYIRTGKRMAEKATRIVIEFKDSLKELYLDKGETTSPNLLIIEINPHENITLQLNSKNPFNHGHIEPVQINFSGQQEGAPEAYERLIADACAGDSTFFAHWKEVELAWEWVQPLLEAFQENTVPLHKYAAGSYGPDASHALVEKDGFKWWLDEETASQSREVQPV; encoded by the coding sequence ATGGAAGCGATGACTTTTGTTTTATTCGGTTCAACAGGTGATTTAGCGAAACGCAAAATTTATCCTGCACTCTATAATTTATTTGTAGACGGGAAAATCCCTAAATCAATTTCTGTTGTAGGACTAGGCAGAAGGGAGATGTCCGACGCTGACTTTCAGGAAAAAGTAAAAGAGTCTATTCATACTTTTTCACGTCGCGTCGAAAAAGATTCATCTCTTATGCAGCATTTTCTTTCAGCTTTTCGCTACAGCCCATTGGATGCAACGAATGCTGAAGATTATAAAAAGTTGTTAAATCTAGTAGAAGCACGCGAAGAGGAACGAAACATTCCAAGCAACCGAATGTTTTATCTATCCGTTGCACCAGAATTTTTTGGTACGATTGCCGAGCATATTAAAGACAGTGGCTTAGGTGCTACAAAAGGTTGGAAACGGTTAATTATTGAAAAACCGTTTGGCCATGATCTACAGTCAGCTCGTCAATTAAACGAAAACTTAAGCAAAGCGTTTAAAGAAGAAGAGATTTACCGCATTGACCACTATCTTGGCAAGTCGATGGTACAAAATTTAGAAGCGCTGGAATTCGCTAATCCTATTCTTCAATCATTATGGAATAACGAACATATTGCGAATATACAAATTACAGCAAGTGAAACGGTCGGCGTAGAGGAAAGAGCAAGCTATTATGACCATTCAGGAGCCATTCGAGATATGGTTCAAAATCATATGCTGCAAATGCTGATGATGGCGGCTATGCACTTACCGGCCCGCATTAGCGCTGATGATATTCGAAACGAAAAAATAAATGTGTTAAAAGCGCTTCGTCCGCTTGTAAAAGAAGATATGGATCTAGACGTTGTTCGCGGTCAATATGAGGCTGGAAAAATAAACGGGGCTTCAGTGCCGAGCTACATAAATGAGCCCGGTGTATCACCATCTTCTCAGACGGACACGTTTTTAGCAGCCAGACTATATATCGATAATTCGCTTTGGAACGGCGTTCCTTTCTACATTCGTACAGGGAAAAGAATGGCGGAAAAAGCGACGCGAATTGTTATTGAATTCAAAGACTCGCTAAAAGAGTTGTACTTAGACAAAGGAGAAACAACATCTCCAAATCTGTTGATCATTGAAATTAACCCGCACGAAAATATTACGCTGCAGTTAAACAGCAAAAATCCATTTAATCATGGTCATATTGAGCCTGTACAAATTAATTTTTCAGGTCAGCAAGAAGGAGCACCGGAAGCATATGAACGCCTTATTGCAGATGCATGCGCCGGAGATTCTACATTTTTTGCTCATTGGAAAGAAGTAGAGCTAGCTTGGGAATGGGTTCAGCCGCTTCTTGAAGCATTTCAGGAAAATACAGTGCCGCTTCACAAATATGCTGCTGGTTCATACGGCCCTGATGCATCACATGCACTGGTAGAAAAAGACGGCTTTAAATGGTGGTTGGATGAAGAAACAGCAAGTCAATCACGCGAAGTGCAGCCAGTTTAA
- a CDS encoding VOC family protein yields MIKKIGQIMVYVNDQDQAVKFWTEKMGFQVMSEQNNEQGMKWIELAPVAGAETTIILHNKQLIAKMQPELNVGTPSLLFFTENVDELYRDLTAKGVTVGEIVSMPSGKVFNFSDSEGNYFAVMENANNK; encoded by the coding sequence ATGATTAAAAAAATCGGTCAAATTATGGTGTATGTAAACGATCAAGATCAAGCGGTAAAGTTTTGGACAGAAAAAATGGGATTTCAGGTTATGTCCGAACAAAATAATGAACAAGGCATGAAGTGGATTGAGCTAGCGCCGGTAGCGGGTGCTGAAACAACCATTATCCTTCATAACAAACAGCTAATAGCAAAAATGCAGCCGGAATTAAATGTCGGGACACCTTCGCTTCTGTTTTTTACGGAGAATGTGGATGAATTATATAGAGATTTAACTGCTAAAGGCGTAACGGTGGGAGAAATTGTATCGATGCCTTCAGGAAAAGTCTTTAATTTTTCAGACAGTGAAGGTAACTATTTTGCAGTTATGGAAAACGCGAATAATAAATAG
- the gnd gene encoding phosphogluconate dehydrogenase (NAD(+)-dependent, decarboxylating): MKVGLVGLGKMGINLGQNLLDQRHDVVAFDVNSNAVEQMKGYGASGVSSLQELVQSLETPRVVWLMVPHTVVDSVISEISPLLAEGDIVIEAGNSHYKESIRRYNELKENKIRFMDVGTSGGMEGARSGACYMIGGDREAWEIVEPIFRDTAVENGYLYAGEAGSGHFLKMVHNGIEYGMMAAIGEGFEVLEKSQFDYDYEKVARVWNNGSVIRSWLMELTENAFSKDAKLDDIKGVMNSSGEGKWTVETALDLQTATPVIAMSLLMRYRSLEDDTFTGKVVSALRNEFGGHAVEKK, from the coding sequence ATGAAAGTAGGATTAGTTGGTTTAGGGAAAATGGGGATTAACTTAGGACAAAACTTACTGGATCAGCGTCATGACGTTGTAGCATTTGACGTAAATTCAAACGCAGTGGAACAAATGAAAGGGTACGGTGCGTCAGGAGTATCAAGCTTACAGGAGCTTGTTCAGTCATTAGAAACGCCAAGAGTCGTATGGCTGATGGTTCCTCATACGGTTGTTGATTCTGTTATTAGTGAAATATCTCCTCTTTTAGCTGAAGGAGATATCGTAATTGAAGCCGGAAACTCTCATTACAAAGAGTCTATTCGACGCTATAACGAGTTAAAAGAAAACAAAATTCGCTTTATGGACGTTGGAACATCTGGCGGAATGGAAGGCGCTCGTAGCGGAGCTTGCTATATGATTGGCGGAGATCGTGAAGCGTGGGAAATTGTTGAACCTATCTTCCGCGATACAGCAGTAGAAAACGGATATCTATATGCTGGAGAAGCAGGGAGCGGCCACTTTTTAAAAATGGTTCATAACGGCATTGAATACGGCATGATGGCAGCAATCGGAGAAGGATTTGAAGTTCTTGAAAAAAGCCAGTTCGACTATGATTACGAAAAAGTGGCGAGAGTATGGAATAACGGGTCAGTTATTCGTTCATGGCTCATGGAATTAACGGAAAATGCATTCTCTAAAGATGCTAAGCTAGATGACATCAAAGGAGTTATGAACTCTTCTGGTGAAGGGAAGTGGACGGTCGAAACGGCTCTAGACCTTCAAACAGCTACGCCGGTTATTGCGATGTCTTTACTGATGCGCTATCGCTCGCTTGAAGATGATACCTTTACAGGAAAGGTAGTTTCCGCGCTTCGAAACGAGTTTGGCGGTCATGCTGTGGAAAAGAAATAA
- a CDS encoding GAF domain-containing protein, with protein sequence MNVDGENKVPHFYSLRSVSQKLFEVITKQLNVSTTYVTRRGETAMTVLSSYNEKEEIIPEGYSVEYGGTYCRLIIMNDGDVMHTANLMKDAVTRQLEVTDQLQVKGFLGVTLKDLKGNVFGTLCVMDKEEKEFSGEDIAFLQSMAGILSHMIDLDETRYQMGFLSVPIIPITEGVSILSLQGIIDKERADQIMTDVLHDAAHNEIDYFIIDLSKLLLREKEFPNFFLKMITALQLMGAQAVITGVTPTFAKEQTKNHDLRNLQLKVVKNIQQALQCVGYNLIKT encoded by the coding sequence ATGAACGTTGATGGAGAAAATAAAGTTCCTCATTTTTATTCACTGCGGTCTGTTTCGCAAAAATTATTTGAGGTTATTACCAAACAGCTGAATGTCAGCACAACGTACGTAACTAGAAGAGGAGAAACAGCGATGACGGTCCTCAGCTCATATAACGAGAAGGAAGAGATTATTCCTGAAGGATACAGCGTTGAATACGGAGGTACATACTGCCGCTTAATTATTATGAATGACGGAGACGTTATGCATACGGCAAATCTGATGAAGGATGCCGTTACAAGACAGCTAGAAGTAACGGATCAATTGCAGGTAAAAGGTTTTTTAGGTGTTACATTAAAAGATTTAAAAGGAAATGTATTTGGAACACTCTGTGTAATGGACAAGGAAGAAAAAGAATTTTCAGGAGAAGATATTGCTTTTTTACAATCAATGGCAGGTATCTTATCCCATATGATCGATCTGGATGAAACACGATATCAGATGGGATTTTTAAGCGTCCCAATTATTCCGATTACAGAGGGGGTTTCGATTCTTTCTCTTCAAGGTATTATTGATAAAGAGCGTGCGGATCAGATTATGACAGATGTGCTTCACGATGCAGCTCATAATGAAATAGATTACTTTATCATTGATTTATCGAAGCTGCTTCTGAGAGAAAAAGAGTTTCCGAATTTCTTCTTGAAAATGATTACAGCACTTCAGCTCATGGGTGCTCAAGCAGTTATAACAGGTGTAACCCCCACATTTGCGAAAGAGCAAACTAAAAATCATGATTTGAGAAACTTACAGTTAAAAGTCGTGAAAAATATTCAACAAGCTCTTCAATGTGTGGGGTATAACTTAATCAAAACATGA
- the tkt gene encoding transketolase — MSTNIDTLAVNTIRTLSIDAVNAANSGHPGLPMGAAPMTYALWANHLQHNPANSSWFNRDRFILSAGHGSSLLYSMLHLSGYNVSVEDLKGFRKLNSKTPGHPEFGHTDGVEATTGPLGQGIANAVGMAMAEAHLAAKFNKPNFSVIDHYTYTLVGDGDLMEGISYEAMSMAGHMKLGKLIALYDSNDISLDGELNLSFSENIQKRAESANWQYLRVEDGNDVDEITSAIEKAKQNTEQPTLIEVRTIIGYGSPKVAGTNKAHGNPLGEEEAKATKQAYGWDAEENFYVPEEVKAHFEKLEEKGMKAEAEWNELFASYQKEYPMLADELERAITGEALIEVNDILTFSSEKAISTRVASGEAINYFTKSVPSIFGGSADLSHSTMTDIKEEGPYAPGYFGNRNIYFGVREHAMGAAGNGMALHGGVKPFVSTFFVFNDYLRPAIRLAALQKLPVTYVFTHDSIAVGEDGPTHEPVEHLASLRAIPGLTVIRPSDANETASAWAYALQQAEGPVALVLSRQNLPVFEETKQNINDLAKGAYVLTETDDNPEMIFIATGSEVALAVSAKAQLEREGTSVRVVAMPSWELFGKQSKEYQERILPESVSKRISLEMGISLGWERFVGQKGKVLAIDTFGASGTGADVMKLFGFTEENVVAQAKELLKA; from the coding sequence ATGAGTACCAACATAGATACACTCGCAGTTAATACGATTCGCACCCTGTCAATTGACGCGGTGAACGCAGCTAATTCAGGACACCCGGGACTTCCGATGGGAGCGGCTCCGATGACCTATGCGCTGTGGGCGAATCACTTACAGCATAATCCGGCAAATTCAAGCTGGTTTAACCGAGATCGTTTTATCTTATCAGCCGGTCATGGCTCAAGCTTGCTGTATAGCATGCTGCATCTAAGCGGATACAATGTATCAGTAGAAGATTTAAAAGGCTTCCGCAAGCTAAATAGTAAAACACCGGGTCATCCTGAATTTGGCCATACGGACGGCGTAGAAGCAACAACAGGTCCTTTAGGTCAAGGAATTGCAAATGCAGTCGGAATGGCAATGGCAGAAGCTCATTTAGCGGCAAAATTTAATAAACCAAATTTCTCTGTTATTGATCACTATACGTATACGTTAGTAGGCGATGGTGACTTAATGGAAGGCATTTCTTATGAAGCGATGTCAATGGCTGGCCATATGAAGCTTGGTAAACTTATTGCTTTATATGACTCCAACGATATTTCGTTAGACGGGGAATTAAATCTTTCATTTAGCGAAAATATCCAAAAAAGAGCGGAATCTGCAAACTGGCAGTATTTACGTGTAGAAGATGGAAATGACGTGGATGAAATCACAAGCGCCATCGAAAAAGCGAAACAGAACACGGAACAGCCAACGCTCATTGAAGTGAGAACAATTATTGGCTACGGAAGTCCAAAAGTAGCGGGAACAAATAAAGCACACGGCAATCCGCTTGGAGAAGAAGAAGCAAAAGCAACAAAACAAGCCTACGGCTGGGACGCTGAAGAAAACTTCTATGTTCCAGAAGAAGTAAAAGCTCATTTTGAAAAGCTAGAAGAAAAAGGGATGAAAGCAGAAGCAGAGTGGAACGAACTGTTTGCTTCTTACCAAAAAGAATACCCTATGCTGGCAGATGAATTAGAACGTGCCATTACTGGTGAGGCACTAATTGAAGTGAATGATATTTTAACATTCTCATCGGAAAAAGCGATTTCGACGCGTGTTGCAAGCGGAGAAGCTATTAATTATTTCACTAAATCTGTGCCATCTATTTTTGGAGGCAGTGCTGATTTATCACATTCCACGATGACGGACATTAAAGAAGAAGGCCCTTACGCACCCGGATATTTCGGTAATCGAAATATTTATTTCGGCGTACGTGAACATGCAATGGGAGCGGCCGGTAATGGAATGGCCCTTCACGGCGGTGTGAAGCCGTTTGTCAGCACATTCTTTGTTTTTAATGATTACTTGCGTCCAGCGATTCGTTTAGCTGCACTGCAAAAGCTGCCGGTCACGTATGTGTTTACTCATGATTCCATAGCAGTAGGAGAAGATGGACCAACTCATGAGCCGGTTGAACACCTTGCTTCTCTTCGTGCAATTCCAGGGCTTACCGTAATCCGTCCGTCTGATGCAAACGAAACAGCAAGCGCTTGGGCTTATGCGCTTCAGCAAGCGGAAGGTCCTGTAGCCCTAGTGCTTAGCCGTCAAAACTTGCCTGTGTTTGAAGAAACAAAACAAAATATCAATGACCTAGCTAAAGGTGCTTACGTATTAACTGAAACAGACGATAACCCGGAGATGATTTTCATCGCTACAGGTTCTGAAGTAGCACTAGCTGTCAGTGCAAAAGCTCAGCTAGAGCGTGAAGGTACATCTGTTCGAGTTGTAGCAATGCCTAGCTGGGAGCTGTTTGGCAAACAGTCAAAAGAGTATCAAGAGCGCATCTTGCCTGAATCTGTTTCAAAACGAATCTCTCTAGAAATGGGAATTTCACTTGGCTGGGAACGTTTTGTAGGACAAAAAGGAAAAGTGTTAGCTATTGACACATTCGGTGCTTCAGGAACCGGAGCTGATGTGATGAAGCTGTTTGGATTTACAGAAGAAAACGTAGTGGCACAAGCAAAAGAATTGCTAAAGGCTTAA